The genomic segment CTGTGCCATCTATAATCATTCAACTGTAAATTGCaaatttagatttttgtttatccttttaccttaattttaaagtatatatttatttcttactcttcttatattaaTGGTTGTCTTTTGCACTGAATGGAATTGGAGCCTCTACGTCTCGTTTCTCtgtatactgtactgtatacagcagagatgacaataaagtttactttgactttgactttgactattTCTCTCTGGATTACAGCTGCATGGACCATTTTGTTACTGAATACTGTGTATGATTAAAAAGAGCATCTGTCAAGCTGTGCTGTGTGGCAGGTAGGTTAGGACCCAAATCCAGAACTCGGAAAGCAGGACAGTAAAACTGAGGGCAGCTTTATCACACTGTTaaatgatttggcagaaaccaGGAGCTAATAAGGCTTCggggaaaaacaacaacaggatGCACAGCTAGATGGCCAACAATCAGTGAAAAACCAAGACAATACATACGCACACATTGATGAGGGAACAGGCAACAAATGCAACAACAATAGGAACAAGTGCGAGGTAAGGAGACTAAGGAAGTTAAACTGAACTCATCCCTCACCAAACGAGagaatatcaaaataaaacaggaagaaactaaCACAGAGACCAAGAATATAAGACACAAACTTGACACAGAGACATAAGCCAAAAACAAGAGACAAGACTGAGGGAACAGAATGGGGGTAATAAAGGGGATAAACTACCTAAAACACCTAAATAAAGTCTGAtagtaaacaatacaaaaaagaGTAAATTTAGtataaacaaaactaaaaaacccaaaactcaAAACCATGAGAGCACGAGGCATTGAGACAGAACAAACCCCAAAAAGTGAGCCTTCATTGGCTGTTGCAAAAATCTGAGTACAACACTGGTCCCCAAAGGACCAGTGTTGTACTAAAACGTTGTTTTTATCACAGCATGCTGATATCACCCTGCTTTTATTGCAGTGTGATCATGTCAGCCTGTTATGGTATCACAATGATGCTGTAACAGCTCTCTTCAGTCCTTTTCACATGATATATTACTTAATGTGGTTGCTGGACATTtttttcaaggtcaactttgacCTTGGACTCGAACAATAAAGGTCGAGATCAAGTGCTTAGCTAACCTAGATACTCATGATCCCAAAGGCCTAGTCTATTGGTGTGAAGTTTGAAGACATAAAAAATTGAAGGTAATATTAAGTTTTTAAGTTTCACATTAGGTGTGACGTTGACCTGTTTTTTACAAAAATTAAATCAGCTTGAGCTGTTATTGGTATCTACCATCAcacaaaatttcaaaaacaTATCTTGTAAACTGTGGATGCTGACTGCTCACAAACAGAAAGAgaacacaaagagaaacaatTACAAACTCCTTCCCTTTggggaagaataaagtataaacacacacacagtgattgAGAATGAGATGCATGCTTCTATAGAGGAAATCAAACACAGATGAacaaaagggggggaaaagaaCAGGAAGTGAAGCTAAAAAGCGACACTATATACATTATAATAATTAACATACATATTTCTGTCCTCATTACAGCTGCATGGACCATTTTGTTACTGAATACTGTGTATGagacagaaaacatctcacctgaacagatgacaccagcaTCCTCATCATGTCCACAGTCGTGTAAACCAAATCCTAGGTGCTGACACCCAGATAGAGATCTCTCACTTCCTAAACAGGAAACATCATCCAGCCAGATTTGTCCTGTTCCTTCACCAAAGTGAGCTGATCGGGGGGCCTCCAGTGCCAGTCCACAGTCTAActctctgcaaaccacctcagcatcatataagtcccagccatcatcacagactgttccccatcTGTTGTTGTGATAGATTTCAATTCTTCCGGAGCAACGAGTTAACCCAGACTTATCTGGATTAACTAATCTTATCTGAGCAtctaacaaaagaaaaagcagattacactgtgttttatattgtaattcattatcttatttatctattttatttataaaataaatatatcagtTAAAAACATATGTGTGGAGTATCAGGATGACAAAGCAACTCTAATAAATAATTGAGAAaggaaattaaataataaaaaaaacagtttttaaaattctgaaatcagattttaaaaaatcgtTTTTATTGAGTGTTCAGTTTTCTTCTGTAAATCCTTTCCGCTCACTTTTTTAATTCATGCTTTAATAGTTCAGTTAGAAATactactttaaaatgtatttttcccaTTGAAATATCAAATAATCAATTATTCTTTAATTTAAACtttgttaatgttaatgtttgtttgttacttttaaaaaactcaattttaattgttttgagAATGGTTAATATTGtacaattaattaataattaatggcaGCGCTGTCCCAGTCAGCTCGAATAGTGTGGAACCCTTCCACAGATGCGTTGTCATTGGGAATACCCTGGTTCATCCATGATTCAGTGAAACACATCAAGCTACACTCCGGTATTCCCTCTGACTCCGTGCTAGCGCTACTAGCTCGTTGATTTTATTTGCTAACGACCAAACACTTCCCAATATAATAGACGGCAGACACGGTTTGTACCCCCTCCTCACTTCGAGCCTCCTCTGTCTCATCATCTCCTTCCTTCTCCTCTTCTGTCCTCGACCTCTGCATCCTCAGTGTattttcctccagatttcagcTGGTAGGTCTATGGGTTTGACCGATGAGCCAGCCGGCATCAGGGCGATCAGCTTATCTCTCGAGTAAACAGACCGTGTAGTATGTAACAGTTGTGCCGCGGTCCCATTCCTCAATAAAAGTAACAGTGGTGAGTGAGCGTTCAGCGTTTTTCCGCCTGGTCATGTGGCGTCTGCCCATTTTAGTTTGAGCTTGGAGTCCACACCTGCCTCATCCACCTGTTCTTTACTGGCGCCAGTCAGCAGGAGGTGTATTTAAGATCAGCATCTCCAGCAGTTCTCTGCCTGTCCATCAGCTATCTTATGGTTGTACCTTATGTTACATAAGTTGTTTTCGAGTTGTATAAACCTTGATCTGTTCTCCCTCCAAGCAGTCATGCCATGAGTCTAGGTTACACGAACTACTCACCGCTTGCATTAGCCGCTGATCTTAACCTCAGGATTACTCACCTGTCTGGCATCACACTTCTCTAGATTTTCAATGTCTTACCTTCCTGTCCTCCTGCCCACTGGCTCGTGttgcacctggaaaacaggttGGAAATTGCCCCTGGGCACTATTTCCTTACTAAAACGTTGCTTTTGGTAGAATACACTGGAAAGAGatcccagagagagagagagtatgttGCTGCTTACACTATCTGTGCCCTCAGCAAATCAAGCACTCAGGCCGTCCGGCCTCCTTCAACCACTATCTACACCATGGTATCACATTGCCGTAGATTTTGTCACCAGTTTATCCACGTCCTCAGAAAAAACAGTAATCCTTACCATAGTTGACAAATTCTCAAAATCTGCACATTTCATTGCCCTTGAGAAGCTACCCACTGCCACAGAAACAGCTAATCTGCTTATCCATCATGTTTTCAGGCTCCTTGCAATCCCACAGGAAATAGTCTCCAATCGAGGGCCACAGTTCACTTCCCAGACTTGGAAGGCTTTCGGCACCTTATTAGGTTAGCTTAAAATCCGTTTTCCACCCCCAGACCAACAGTCAAACCAAAAAGTTAAATGAAGAACTTGAAACTGTTCTCAGAAGTGTCACTTCCCATAACCCGGCCACCTTGTCCTCCCTTGGATTAAATTCATTCACGCAAATGACTCTTCTCTTAAGGCTTTTCTCCACTATTTCCTGAGAAAGAGTTTGACCTGGCAGTCCTGTCCGTGCAAGACCAAATGAAGTGGACCCAACAAATTTAGGCATGTACTCAGGAAGCTTTGCTCCATGCTTCGGACCGTTGTTATGCTGACCGGCGGCGGATGCCTGCCCCCAGGTATGAATCAGGCCATGGGGTTTGGCTTGTTGCCTAGGACATTACAATCAAAGCACTGTCACACAAACTTGCACCCTGTTTCATTGGCCCTTTTGAGATTGAAACTGTCATCAGCCCTCTAGCCGTTCAACTCAAACTGCTGTCAGCTCTCCACATTCATCCTACCTCATCATGCCTCACAAATGAACATCATTAGCTGCTGATCTCAACCTCAGGATTACTCACTTGTCTGGCATCACACGTCTCTGGATTTTCACCATCTCGCCTGCCTGTCCTCATGCCTCGCTCCTGGGAAACATGTTGGAAATGGCTTGCCCCTGGACACTCACTCAGATCCCCAGCTCTCACGACCGCTTGCCTCCAAACTCAAGTAAGACACTCACCATGCCAGGGTTACTCTGTATCTAACTTCTTCTCAATCTGATAAGTAAGTGATCTCCCATATTGCTTTCCAGCCACCTGGACATGAGAGTACGATTCTATTTAAACCTTTTAATTGCTATTTAATTTAAGCACAGTGTAGttttaaataagtaaaaagaaaaagtatcaTATCTGATCAATCTGAACTTggtaaaatatataattaaaagtatattgttattattattaaactttttaaattgtttttgtaaCATTTAGATTATGTTGCCAgtaatttagttttcttttaaaagctcAAAGACATTTTTCTTCAGAAAATATGAACGCTGCAGACTGCAGctgttttcaatttttttaattatattttttctatttctgttttttatggtcttcttggtttgtttgtttttctagttgtatttttttcattaatagAGTTTCTGCCCTATGTATtgaattttttgttgttttaacctCCAGCATCTTGAATccatataaaattatattttctaTGAGTTCTGAGTTTTATGGGATTTTACAACCAATAAATTAATTTAGtaataattagatttttttttttattattatttttctcctctttggttttcctttttagCTTAGTTATGCATCTAGTACTGTGGTATGCTTTCAACAAAATTGCATTAGAATTAGGTTAATATGTACCAATCAaaacttattttaaaatattcaataGATCTCTGGATTTTATATgtttaaaaattcattaaattattacaaaataatactaaaataaatataaataaatatagaattaaTCTAATCAAAAAATTAGATAAACATAAAGCATCACATGtatcaaaagaaaaaatgatttaatatagCAAAACTGCTTTACGTGATGGTTGGTAGAACAGGTGTCAGTCTGGTGCTTTCAGTAATgcacagtttatttttaatatatgaTATTAATGACAGAAAAATTGACTGACCTGCAGAAACTGAAGATGCAAACAGATATGAGActgtagaaaagaaaatataactTATTATGCTGAAATAATGAGCTGTTCTTGTTTCTAATTTGGATACAATAAATAACAGAGCaaagaatgaaaataattaagTGATATGAAGTTCATCTCACCGATGGCCAAATAGAAGAAGTTTCTCTGTTGTGTCCACATGACTGAGACTCaaaaagtgttctgtgtaaaATGAGTCATATGTGACAGAAAAGTTCCGTCTGTGGTCGACGCAAACACTTCACACTGTGTTCTTCCCCTTGAAACGCCTCCTCCTATTTCCTAGTGTCTTAAAGACTCTGAAATAAACCAATCCACAAAGTTTATACAAAGTAAAATATAATCATTTTAGATTTGTGTATGTAGAACAGCAGCCCTGTGCAGTGTCATGTGAACCTGCAGGTTCACATCCTGCATTTGACGCCATTGGTTTAGACAAAATTGAAACACTCAGAAGGGTGTCAGTGGTGAGGACAGCTCAGTGTTTCATGGTAAAAAGACAATGAATGCATTTGCATATATGCATAtatctttcttatttttttgtcaCGACTAGTGAAAAGAAATCCAAAGGCTCACAGAAGAATTTTCATCAACAGAGATAAAGAGATATACTATGACAGGGAAACACATGAAGAGGAAATAAACATTTCATAACTGCTGACAGTTTGTTCCAGCCTGAGTGATACTTGCTggtgacagctgaaaaaaaatttCTGAAACCAGTCTTATCAAAAGTCTGATCAGATGTTGCAACCCATATTTATGCAAGCACAGGTCTGCTGGTACAACCACTGCTAACTGTTTTAcagacagatttttttctctttcacttaACCAACTTACTAACGGACTCATGCTGTTGATATTTCTATTTATCATTTAATTTCATATATTCCTTTTACTGTATCCACCATAGATTAGAACCAAGGAGTGTTTGAATGAGGGTCACACTCAAATGTGTATGACAAGCAAAAAGCCACAGGCTGAAACACGTCCATGTCTTTCTGAGGTCatgtaatattaaaaacatacaATACTTCAATTTGAGTTCTGACATTTTCATGAATATTTTCTGGGTAATTGTTAGACAAAGATCAGCCTGTGCTTTGATTAGTTCAGTGAAAAATGTACCAGTGACAACTTCACTATCGATATTTCATGAAAGGTTATTTTCATATTGTAACCCTGAAGGATCCGACACAACTCAGGAATCTCACTTtcagcctttttattttgttcacaCTGTTTCTGTGATTAATACTCTGTTGTTCGGTACTTTGCAGTGCTCCCAGCTCCGACTCTCTGCTACAGCCGCTACTAAAAAAGGAAAGGCATGATTAGAAGATGTTCACCAGCTGCAAAACCCAGCCTTCCCTACCAGTACATCTGAATCCACTGCTCCAGTCCTCCCCTGCAGTTGCACCACCAAGCTCACCCCGCCACACAGTTTGCAAAAGGATGGAGATTCATTTCTGCAACCATGAAAAATTGTAATGAACTTGTTATGTATAACACTGACATCTGGTGGAGGAAGAGTGTATATGTGCTTTGTGAACATACAATGAATAACGTGATTCAGAAAttaatgcaaaataacataattGAATACATGATGTTTGTTGAAATAATGATCAAAATTGTGAAAGTCTCTTCAAATGTTCATATTTAATGAGAATGTTTAGCATTCATTGACCAACCAAAACTCACTTATGCTTActtatttattaaaacaaaattcCGTTGAATCATCAAATTTTTGTAAGCATTTTATCTGTTACATTTTAACCAGTGTTTGAATCATAAAATGTAAGGGTCACCATGGGTGGAATTGTCACAGTGCTGGGTCTGCGATCGAGTATCTGTGTATTATTGATTCTGACCTAATATTCTTTGATTACTGTTATTCCTGATTTTGATTGTCTTTGTTTCTTATGTCTCTGGTGATCGTAGTTCTCCCTCCCGTAGTATTTATCTTAGACTGTGTTTAGTCTCTGTTCTCATGTCTTCTCTGTGAGTGTCCTGTGTCCCACATCTCATGTCTGGACACCATTGTCTCTATGTTTCCCACTGTTCCCGAGTCAGTCATGTTTCCATATATCAGTGTGTTGCACACTTGGACAAACGACACTTCCAGGCGTGCATGAGTTTATAATTATTTCTCTTTACTTGTTCATTTGCTctgcaaatacaaaaacacaagcacTTTGGTTTAGCGTAGCTTCACTCTGCAGGCTGTCCGTGCACTAAAACACACAGGACCCCCAAAGGCTGTCCCATCAAGTGCCTGCGTGAGCATCACCCATGGGAATCATCACTGACCAAAATATTCCAGCCGGATTGCCAGTGAGCGCAGTATGTGTCAGAAATACAGTAATAAAGAACTGAATGCACCCAGTAACAACAATAAGCACCCCAAACAGGTAACATTATTGAAGGGGGGCAGTATCTATTACAATACATCCATCTGTGTCCACCCATTAAATGAGTCCCACAAGTGTCTCCGTCATTATGAATGTctcatgcttcctgttttattttgataatcccttgtcctgtgttcagtgtattgagttttgcttccccttgtctcatTATGTCAGATTAccctcagctgtgttccctgccTGTGTGCCATTCCGTCGTTCCCCTCCGTGTGTTTATATAGTGTGTGTTTCCCTCTGTTCCTCGTCGGACCGCTTGCTTGTCATCCTCTGCATTTACTCTGTCTGTCTTCCCCCGTGTTTACAGGTTTCTTGTTCCAGGTCTCTGTTTTTCAGGTTGTATATTTAGTTACCCCAGTCTAGGTTCTtgttagtttctctcagttttcctttgcttttttttttaatagtagtGTTTTTTAGCCAAAATAAACGCTCATTTTTTGTTCACCTCACTCTGACTCCATTGTCTGCATTTGTGTCCCCAATCTCCTCAAGCCATGCTGTCTGACATCGCAGACGTCACAGGAATAATACGTGTCCTGGCTCAACACTTTGACCTGAAGCTTGTGGCTGGAAGAACTCCAACTCCCTGTGTATTTGTCCAGGTCCCTCCTTTCATGATTGCAAATGGTTAAAAAGCACCAACACATCTTTTCTATTTTGGTTTAAATAAACTGGCTACCAACTTCTGGACGGTATGGTGGTTCAGTGTTTAGTGGTGTTTCCTCGCAGATGGTTCCTGCTTCAAACCATTTATCAGCTGATGGATTTATTTCTGAGTGGATCCTTTTCCACCTACTGAAGGAATATGTGACCCACAGTTCAAAAGTTATTTGATAAACAAGTATACCATTCACCTTTTCTCGACAACACTCCCCAAATCCTGGTATAATGGGTTTAAATTATACATAACGTCATtgaacaatgaaaatgtaaaagtgcTGACTGAGCTGGTGGATCGAGCAGTCAGTGTGGATTTAGCATGACGTCACTGGAGGTCCTACATCTGGTTCTCAAACAGCTCAGACAGCTGTTTACAGTCTTCTCATATTTACTTTCTTCAAGATTAGAGATGGGAACTGAGGACTGCTTCTTGCAGAGAACTGGTTCCCAGTAGTTCAGTTCCTTGGAAATGTTATCTGCAATTCTGCTTATtgacaatcagctgatttcagtttctgTGTCattaggtaaaaaaaataaataaataatggcaCAGTCTACAAAACACACAGTCTATAAAATATAAGCGAAATTtaagcattttatttatattttattacacaAAATGACAAGGGCGTGATGTTAAACTGAAAACGTGACCCAGGACAGAAACTTTCACCCTTTGAAAgattcagcacagacagcatgctaatgctaagctagccaagaacccagagttaAATCTGAGTGAATGCCGACCCGAGCcaagcagccagaccctgaacctCAACAGGTAGTaaaagcagtgatgagcagtcataACGTTAATAAACCaggtaataaaagaaaaagtatttAACGTACTAATAGGAAATGAAAATTCTCTACAGTCCTGTTGTCAGTGTTGATCTTGAACAGCAGGGGGCGTAGCTTTGCCATTTAAGCAGTAGCAGTGAGAGCTCAGAGTGCAGCAGGAAAATACAGGAAGTCCAACAACAGATGTTGTTCAGTGGGATCATGATGTGAGAAATTTCACTGATCCTGTACTGTGTCAGAATTAGTCACCACAATACAGCCACATCTTGGATCAGTGTTGTCTGACATGCTCTCAGAAATCAGTATATTTTCCTTGATTTCTTTCCTTTGCAGATGGTTGTGGAATGAAAACGCCACATATGTCCCACCAAGATTTGTTAGCCACATGGACGGAGTCAAAGACAGGGCTGATATAATCTGTCAGGAGGTTTAAGAGTTCCCACTGACCTCCTCCAACCTGAAGTGATCAGATCCCAAGAAAGTAGAGGGTGTTAAAGGAGTCACTTCTTTTCTTCtacaaaaacaatatatgagGCAAAGACAGTTTGTTCAATCCTAACATGaatgaaagtcaatatttggtatgatgaACTTTGTTGATTaaaacagcctgaactctcttaggcaactTTCTTCTAATTTCTTTAGCAGTCTTCAGAAATACTTCTCAAGGGTTTCTTGGTAAATGATTCAAAGCACAAACAACTCCTTTTActtccttttgttctgttctcttccAATACATTGTTGCAATATGCCCTAATCTTATAACATCAGTTATAAAATGATTCTCAAtctagttcttgtgtaatt from the Oreochromis aureus strain Israel breed Guangdong unplaced genomic scaffold, ZZ_aureus HiC_scaffold_32, whole genome shotgun sequence genome contains:
- the LOC120436898 gene encoding deleted in malignant brain tumors 1 protein-like, with protein sequence MWTQQRNFFYLAIVSYLFASSVSADAQIRLVNPDKSGLTRCSGRIEIYHNNRWGTVCDDGWDLYDAEVVCRELDCGLALEAPRSAHFGEGTGQIWLDDVSCLGSERSLSGCQHLGFGLHDCGHDEDAGVICSGGPIRFTGDVLCSGRVEIFYNHTWGTVCDDNWDMNDAEVVCRELGCGTVQSAAVSASFGEGSGSIWLDDVDCSGSERSLTECQHRGFGTHDCTHSKDAGVVCSVILPKPRIFMIPAG